Proteins encoded in a region of the Scrofimicrobium sp. R131 genome:
- a CDS encoding carbohydrate ABC transporter permease encodes MSTTLAPAAVQPKKNRNFHPMKWVWGAVALVVSVIWVFPVYWMVNSSMLSTVVLERTTPTFLPFGGSLANFRAVFDKGTFQQALGISIVVAVVVVTACLFFAFLAALAISRFRFRGRKTFILVILLVQMLPAEGMFIAQYRLLKGLGESVSPVIGLNSILGLSIIYTAAVVPFTIWMLRGFVAGVPADLEEAAMVDGLTRTQAFLRITFPLLAPGLVASGVYAFLQAWNEFTVALVIMQSESMATLPLWLRSFLTASASRQTDWGQVMAASTLVAIPVIIFFVLVQGRMTSGLVSGAVKG; translated from the coding sequence ATGAGCACCACGTTGGCTCCCGCCGCGGTTCAGCCGAAGAAGAACCGCAACTTTCACCCAATGAAGTGGGTTTGGGGCGCGGTTGCCCTGGTCGTCTCGGTCATCTGGGTCTTCCCGGTGTACTGGATGGTCAACTCGTCCATGCTCTCCACCGTGGTCCTGGAACGAACCACCCCCACCTTCCTACCGTTCGGGGGTTCGCTGGCTAACTTCCGGGCCGTGTTCGACAAGGGGACCTTCCAGCAGGCGCTGGGCATCTCGATTGTGGTCGCCGTCGTTGTGGTCACCGCCTGTCTGTTCTTCGCCTTCCTGGCAGCGCTGGCGATTAGCCGCTTCCGCTTCCGTGGGCGCAAGACCTTTATCCTGGTGATCCTGCTGGTGCAGATGCTTCCCGCCGAGGGCATGTTCATCGCCCAGTACCGCTTGCTGAAAGGACTGGGGGAAAGTGTCTCCCCGGTCATCGGCCTGAACTCCATTTTGGGTCTGTCGATCATTTACACCGCGGCCGTTGTGCCCTTCACCATCTGGATGCTGCGCGGGTTCGTGGCCGGAGTCCCGGCGGACCTGGAAGAAGCCGCGATGGTGGATGGACTCACCCGGACCCAGGCCTTCCTGCGGATCACGTTCCCGCTGCTGGCCCCGGGTTTGGTGGCCTCTGGCGTCTACGCCTTCCTGCAGGCCTGGAACGAGTTCACCGTGGCCCTGGTCATCATGCAGTCCGAGTCGATGGCCACCCTGCCGCTGTGGCTCCGCAGCTTCCTGACCGCCTCGGCCTCGCGCCAAACTGACTGGGGTCAGGTGATGGCAGCTTCGACCCTGGTGGCGATCCCGGTCATCATCTTCTTCGTCCTGGTTCAGGGACGGATGACCTCCGGGCTGGTCTCCGGCGCGGTCAAGGGGTAG
- a CDS encoding sugar ABC transporter permease, whose product MAKTMQQPAAVDHGRSTERIAKPRKKTKIAPYFLILPAILIVLLALGYPIAWQFYTSTMKYGRAQVFGKPPEFVGLANYQTLFTDPYMWTVVIRSVAFCLIVAVLTMVIGILMALLMRATAKWVRNVLQIALLLAWAMPVVAAMTVWSWLFDWRRGVVNYLLGTTGHNWLQNPLSFFIVAGIIIVWMSVPFVALSVYAGLTQVPNEVLEAAQMDGATPTQQLWQIIIPMVKPVLGIVFLLQIIWDLRVFTQIKMLQDQGSQPNDTNLLGTYIYQLGVGSGDFGMASAVSIFVLALTIALSWTYVRYLMKEEDEA is encoded by the coding sequence GTGGCGAAGACCATGCAGCAACCAGCGGCAGTGGACCATGGGCGGTCCACCGAACGGATAGCCAAGCCGCGCAAGAAAACCAAGATCGCCCCATATTTCTTGATCCTGCCGGCGATCCTAATCGTGCTGTTGGCGCTGGGATACCCCATCGCCTGGCAGTTCTACACCTCGACCATGAAGTACGGTCGAGCCCAAGTATTCGGCAAGCCGCCAGAGTTCGTCGGGCTGGCAAACTACCAGACCCTGTTCACCGATCCGTACATGTGGACGGTGGTTATCCGGTCGGTCGCCTTCTGTCTGATCGTGGCCGTCCTAACCATGGTCATCGGCATTCTGATGGCCCTCCTGATGCGAGCCACCGCCAAGTGGGTCCGCAACGTCCTCCAAATCGCCCTGCTGCTCGCTTGGGCCATGCCGGTGGTGGCGGCCATGACCGTGTGGTCCTGGCTCTTCGACTGGCGTCGCGGGGTGGTCAACTACCTGTTGGGCACCACCGGGCACAACTGGCTGCAAAATCCGCTCTCCTTCTTTATCGTGGCGGGCATCATCATCGTCTGGATGAGTGTTCCGTTCGTGGCCCTGTCGGTGTACGCCGGGCTGACCCAGGTGCCTAACGAAGTCCTCGAAGCCGCACAGATGGACGGGGCCACTCCCACCCAGCAGCTGTGGCAGATCATCATCCCGATGGTCAAGCCGGTGCTGGGGATCGTGTTCCTCCTGCAGATCATTTGGGATCTGCGCGTCTTCACCCAAATCAAAATGCTGCAGGACCAGGGGTCCCAACCCAACGACACTAACCTGCTGGGTACCTACATCTACCAGTTGGGCGTCGGCTCGGGTGACTTTGGAATGGCCTCCGCAGTCTCCATCTTCGTCCTGGCCCTGACGATCGCTTTGAGCTGGACCTACGTCCGCTACCTGATGAAAGAGGAGGATGAGGCATGA
- a CDS encoding AI-2E family transporter, which yields MEQTPAQPSPPRPGAYRVPKTPYRIGLEQETEASLRRPSLEVGPEPAPTAPVRVAPWLVKAGQSAWYTIGIMVIVVGIVFATIKITPVFMGVFAALVLKALLNPLVDRLARFMKRWVAVIVSLLVFVALFVGMLTFVITSVAGQWSQLGSKLNHGVDMIIDFLQSLPFNINVTSDDIYQWIHDGVDMAQNYLSTNWQHLASEALSNAGSIVIGITVIFLAIFVAIFFLNSGSEMWRWFLNMLPEQSRAKTNTAAQAGWGAFSGYARGTVIIAVSDGALAWLFLEIVGIPLAPALGVLVLIGAFIPMVGAPAAMLVAMIVALAVDGVWKAVIVGIGIALIGQFEGHVLQPLVMGRQVSLNPVVVIIGVISGTIVAGLVGAMIAVPVMGVAWAVFSSLYHRDPPIVGPLPGKLPDSVLKEQKIQLPKLPVLDHEQFTRGRKTDPGN from the coding sequence ATGGAGCAGACACCAGCCCAGCCAAGCCCGCCTCGGCCCGGCGCCTACCGGGTGCCCAAAACTCCCTACCGAATTGGACTGGAGCAAGAAACCGAGGCGAGCCTGCGCAGGCCCAGCCTCGAAGTGGGTCCTGAACCCGCCCCCACGGCTCCGGTTCGGGTAGCTCCCTGGCTGGTGAAAGCCGGCCAATCGGCCTGGTACACGATCGGGATCATGGTGATCGTGGTCGGGATCGTTTTCGCCACCATCAAGATCACCCCGGTATTTATGGGTGTGTTCGCGGCCCTCGTCCTCAAGGCACTGCTCAACCCACTGGTCGATCGGCTGGCACGGTTCATGAAACGATGGGTCGCGGTGATCGTCTCGCTGCTGGTCTTTGTGGCACTTTTCGTCGGCATGCTGACGTTCGTGATTACCTCCGTCGCCGGCCAGTGGTCGCAGCTTGGTTCTAAGCTCAACCACGGCGTCGACATGATTATCGACTTCCTGCAGTCCCTCCCCTTTAACATCAACGTCACTTCGGACGACATCTACCAGTGGATTCACGACGGCGTCGACATGGCCCAAAACTATCTGTCGACCAACTGGCAGCACCTGGCCTCGGAAGCCCTGTCCAACGCCGGCTCGATCGTGATTGGCATTACCGTCATTTTCTTGGCGATCTTCGTGGCCATCTTCTTCCTCAACTCCGGAAGCGAGATGTGGCGCTGGTTTTTGAACATGCTGCCCGAACAGTCGCGGGCCAAGACGAACACCGCTGCCCAGGCGGGCTGGGGGGCGTTCTCCGGTTACGCCCGCGGCACCGTCATCATTGCGGTCTCGGACGGGGCTTTGGCTTGGCTGTTCCTGGAGATTGTGGGCATCCCGCTGGCACCGGCCCTCGGAGTCCTGGTCCTGATCGGGGCGTTTATTCCGATGGTGGGCGCCCCGGCCGCGATGCTGGTTGCAATGATCGTGGCTCTGGCGGTGGACGGGGTCTGGAAGGCCGTCATCGTTGGAATCGGGATCGCACTGATCGGCCAGTTCGAGGGCCACGTCCTGCAGCCGCTAGTAATGGGACGCCAGGTTTCCCTGAACCCGGTGGTGGTGATCATTGGGGTCATCTCGGGAACCATTGTGGCCGGTCTGGTCGGGGCCATGATCGCCGTCCCGGTGATGGGAGTGGCCTGGGCGGTCTTCTCTTCGCTTTACCATCGAGACCCACCAATTGTTGGGCCCTTGCCGGGAAAGCTGCCCGACTCGGTCCTGAAAGAGCAGAAGATCCAACTGCCGAAGCTGCCGGTCCTGGACCACGAGCAGTTCACCCGGGGGCGCAAGACCGACCCTGGCAACTAG
- a CDS encoding nucleoside triphosphate pyrophosphohydrolase family protein, whose amino-acid sequence MTETARTFASGSGTLLARPAEKGTWIVSWSNPGPDLVQLIEGLFSELEAERLVHLGAEGDYADLRVARQAGFVAEGIERTVEQGQPTTWWRSARLRTDRDGALATVIDGSRPAHLVGEFHQVYDLPNLVGTGFTPTVDFDRLDLRMSLIKEEFAELCGAVYGDAAEETLLRIFPQLPDDRLRDVVEAADALGDLTYVIYGMALEAGIDLDRVVAEVHRSNLSKLMPDGTVKRREDGKVLKGPDFSAPDIAGVLGR is encoded by the coding sequence ATGACTGAGACCGCCCGAACTTTTGCCTCCGGCTCCGGAACTCTGCTGGCCCGGCCGGCCGAGAAGGGCACCTGGATCGTTTCGTGGTCGAACCCGGGGCCCGATTTGGTCCAGCTGATTGAGGGCCTTTTTTCCGAGTTGGAGGCGGAGCGGCTTGTTCACCTCGGGGCGGAGGGAGACTACGCGGATCTGCGGGTGGCCCGACAGGCCGGCTTCGTGGCAGAAGGAATTGAACGGACCGTGGAACAGGGTCAGCCGACCACCTGGTGGCGTTCGGCGCGGCTGCGGACGGATCGGGACGGCGCCCTGGCAACGGTGATCGACGGTTCCAGGCCCGCCCACCTTGTCGGGGAGTTTCATCAGGTCTACGATTTGCCGAATCTGGTCGGAACCGGATTCACCCCAACCGTAGATTTTGATCGACTTGATCTTCGGATGAGTTTGATAAAAGAAGAATTTGCTGAACTTTGCGGAGCAGTTTACGGGGATGCCGCTGAAGAAACACTTTTGCGAATTTTCCCACAACTTCCAGACGATCGTCTGAGGGATGTGGTGGAGGCGGCCGACGCTCTGGGTGACCTGACCTACGTTATTTACGGAATGGCGCTGGAGGCGGGAATCGACCTGGACCGCGTTGTGGCTGAGGTTCACCGGTCCAACCTGTCCAAGCTGATGCCCGACGGAACGGTCAAGCGGAGAGAGGACGGGAAAGTGCTGAAGGGCCCAGATTTCTCCGCCCCCGACATTGCCGGGGTCCTGGGCCGGTAG
- a CDS encoding ROK family protein codes for MVDGSCMSGADNAPGMGVLLNVRQLSKASPADARSHNRSLVLQTLYLKGPLSRAAIARATGLTKVTVSDLVSALIEEGLLEELGTDGKQKTGKPAVLVDLARTSFNLIAVDLSSHESFKGVVLDLNTDQLVGLEMELGEARGQAAVDLAVELVQALVQLAKLPVLGVGIGSPGIVDDRGMVHVAPNLGWENVHLGKIVTEATGIPTLVVNDANAAALAEYAFGEAPGDLIFISIGHGIGAGLIVSGRLVLGSQWAAGEIGQVMVGTDQGLAAPYSREHILEHWISTPSLTRRMQGATDAEREAVLTESGQRLGVALAPIIGALNLTQVVIGGPRELIGDRLAEATIETIRMRTMPDSHEELEVRSTSLGADNVLYGCAAMTLAEVLGAG; via the coding sequence ATGGTAGATGGGTCTTGCATGTCCGGAGCCGACAATGCCCCCGGGATGGGAGTGCTACTGAACGTACGCCAACTGAGCAAGGCGTCTCCCGCCGATGCTCGTTCCCACAACCGCTCGCTGGTCCTGCAAACCCTGTACCTGAAAGGTCCTCTCAGCCGGGCCGCCATCGCCCGAGCCACCGGCCTGACCAAAGTCACCGTCTCCGACCTGGTCTCCGCCCTGATTGAAGAGGGGCTGCTCGAAGAGCTCGGCACCGATGGCAAGCAAAAGACTGGGAAACCCGCCGTGCTGGTGGATTTGGCCCGGACCTCCTTCAACCTGATCGCTGTCGACCTGTCCAGTCACGAGTCCTTTAAAGGAGTGGTGCTGGACCTGAACACCGACCAGCTGGTCGGACTGGAAATGGAGTTGGGGGAGGCGCGCGGTCAGGCCGCGGTCGACCTGGCGGTCGAGCTGGTCCAGGCCCTGGTTCAACTCGCGAAACTCCCGGTGTTGGGAGTGGGGATTGGCTCTCCCGGAATTGTGGACGACCGGGGAATGGTGCACGTGGCTCCGAACCTGGGGTGGGAAAACGTCCACCTGGGCAAAATCGTCACCGAAGCGACCGGGATCCCCACCCTGGTGGTGAACGATGCCAACGCTGCAGCCCTGGCTGAGTACGCCTTTGGGGAGGCGCCCGGGGACCTGATCTTTATCTCGATTGGACACGGAATTGGGGCGGGCCTGATCGTCTCGGGTCGTCTCGTGCTGGGGAGCCAGTGGGCTGCCGGCGAGATCGGACAGGTGATGGTTGGAACCGACCAGGGACTGGCCGCACCCTATTCGCGTGAACACATTTTGGAGCACTGGATTTCCACTCCGTCGTTGACCCGACGGATGCAGGGGGCCACCGACGCTGAACGCGAAGCGGTCCTCACCGAATCCGGGCAGCGCCTAGGCGTGGCGCTTGCCCCCATTATCGGCGCGCTCAACCTGACCCAGGTGGTCATCGGGGGACCGCGCGAACTAATTGGTGATCGTCTCGCCGAGGCGACCATCGAGACTATCCGGATGCGCACCATGCCTGACTCTCACGAGGAGTTAGAGGTGCGTTCCACTTCGCTGGGAGCCGACAACGTGTTGTACGGCTGCGCAGCCATGACGCTGGCGGAGGTGTTGGGAGCTGGATAG
- a CDS encoding DNA primase, whose translation MSQDARDALNLLIAALEQHFDVVQMEDLASDEALETAEQRLQDAFFTYDDLLYTTFGGELPFDLIDDEDDEDEDEDDDDSDDDVEFVIFEDEDEEHDSA comes from the coding sequence ATGTCACAAGATGCGCGGGATGCCCTGAACCTACTTATCGCTGCCCTGGAGCAGCATTTTGACGTGGTCCAGATGGAGGATTTGGCCTCCGACGAGGCGCTGGAGACGGCCGAGCAACGCCTGCAGGACGCGTTCTTTACCTATGACGACCTGCTCTACACCACCTTCGGTGGGGAGCTACCTTTCGACCTGATCGACGACGAGGACGATGAGGATGAAGACGAGGACGATGACGACTCGGATGACGACGTCGAGTTCGTGATTTTCGAGGACGAGGACGAGGAGCACGACAGCGCCTAG
- a CDS encoding DsbA family protein, with translation MPSSKIIVDFWLDLASVDCYLALNSFRQALARLPERDRFTLALHPFLTQHTGTTTVGEEVATRTPGPDRLDRESAEAAARAAGITLDWDAELPTQTTEAHRLLLWAQQSEAEVSGGSAESLSVRLAEALLRSAFELGANLASPELLIGVAQDFNLPGAEVARALTDEVLAAEVEEANQLALYLGVQQTPVLLFDDTFVVQGYQTPEAFTNILRTVVQQAEAAEGNTND, from the coding sequence ATGCCTTCCAGCAAGATTATTGTCGACTTCTGGCTCGACCTGGCTTCGGTCGATTGCTACCTGGCCCTGAACTCGTTTCGCCAGGCTCTGGCTCGCTTGCCGGAGCGCGACCGATTCACCCTGGCCCTCCATCCGTTCCTCACGCAGCACACCGGCACCACCACTGTGGGCGAGGAGGTGGCCACCCGGACTCCCGGGCCCGATCGCCTCGACCGCGAATCGGCCGAGGCCGCGGCGCGGGCAGCCGGGATCACACTCGACTGGGACGCAGAGTTGCCCACGCAGACGACCGAGGCTCACCGGCTGCTGCTGTGGGCCCAGCAATCCGAGGCCGAGGTTTCCGGCGGGAGCGCCGAGTCACTGTCGGTTCGCCTGGCCGAGGCCCTGCTTCGATCGGCCTTCGAGCTGGGGGCTAACTTGGCCTCCCCCGAACTGCTGATTGGGGTGGCACAGGACTTCAACCTTCCCGGAGCCGAGGTTGCCCGGGCCCTGACCGACGAGGTTTTGGCCGCTGAAGTTGAGGAAGCCAACCAACTGGCCCTCTACCTCGGGGTGCAGCAGACCCCAGTCCTGCTCTTCGACGACACCTTTGTCGTTCAGGGTTATCAAACCCCAGAGGCTTTCACCAATATTTTGCGAACGGTTGTCCAGCAGGCTGAGGCCGCGGAAGGAAATACGAATGACTGA
- a CDS encoding MarR family winged helix-turn-helix transcriptional regulator, which yields MPLNSIGDANNRRSQAWRVFFDASTRLQGILETKLKKAAGITLADYNILLTLYEAPGRSLRMGELADRTVFSPSRLTYLVSRLEKSGWVRKHPADGDGRGYVAALTKTGVELTEASTAIHQETVRRLLLDDLTDSEIDRIVEAFERVDEQSRP from the coding sequence ATGCCACTCAACAGCATTGGCGACGCCAACAACCGCCGATCTCAGGCCTGGCGCGTTTTCTTTGATGCCTCCACCCGCCTCCAGGGGATCCTGGAAACCAAGCTAAAGAAGGCAGCGGGAATCACCCTGGCTGACTACAACATCTTGCTGACCCTCTACGAAGCTCCGGGCCGGTCCCTGCGGATGGGGGAGTTGGCCGACCGGACCGTCTTTTCCCCTTCACGGCTTACCTACCTGGTGTCCCGATTGGAAAAGAGCGGCTGGGTTCGAAAGCACCCCGCTGACGGGGACGGGCGCGGCTATGTGGCCGCCCTAACCAAGACTGGGGTCGAGTTGACCGAGGCGTCCACTGCAATTCACCAAGAAACGGTTCGCCGACTCCTGCTCGATGACCTGACCGACTCTGAGATCGACCGGATTGTCGAAGCCTTCGAGCGGGTGGACGAGCAGTCCCGCCCCTAG
- a CDS encoding FAD-dependent oxidoreductase: MAKVVVIGGGYGGITVAKGLDSVADVVLIEQRDQFVHHAAALRAAVDDVWGNAIFMPYSYLMQRGQVVHGTVSRVEGTTVHVFGQEPIEADYVVLATGSNYAFPAKHTDGSNKVAKARIEQLHESLQHADSALLLGAGTVGLELAGELAHAYPHMHIEIVEKEGEILPNPGYTAEFRHEIEEQIAKLDVKVHLNTRLAVRPPTAVGELGHFEVTTTSGDSIEADIWFQCYGSTTATGYLAGTEYQDLLTRDGTIQVEPTLQVVGHPHVYAVGDITNIDDSKRADVARQQARVAIANIANQIDGGTPDVMYESSKEWVVVPLGPNGGASQLLDSHGRTRIVGAEQTAEIKGADLMVSVIRSQLNLP, translated from the coding sequence GTGGCTAAAGTTGTAGTTATTGGCGGTGGTTATGGCGGAATCACAGTGGCTAAAGGCCTGGACTCTGTCGCCGACGTGGTCCTGATCGAGCAGCGAGATCAGTTTGTCCATCACGCAGCTGCCCTTCGCGCCGCAGTCGACGATGTCTGGGGAAACGCGATCTTCATGCCGTACTCCTACCTGATGCAACGGGGCCAGGTGGTGCACGGAACCGTGTCGCGCGTCGAGGGGACGACCGTGCACGTGTTCGGCCAAGAACCGATCGAAGCTGACTACGTCGTCCTGGCCACCGGCTCCAACTATGCCTTCCCGGCCAAACACACGGACGGCTCGAACAAGGTTGCCAAAGCCCGGATTGAGCAGTTGCACGAAAGCTTGCAGCACGCTGATTCTGCCCTGCTGCTCGGGGCCGGCACGGTCGGACTGGAGCTGGCGGGAGAGCTGGCCCACGCCTACCCGCACATGCACATTGAGATCGTCGAAAAAGAGGGCGAGATTCTGCCCAACCCCGGCTACACTGCCGAGTTTAGGCACGAGATTGAGGAGCAGATCGCCAAGCTGGACGTCAAGGTTCACCTTAACACTCGCCTGGCTGTCCGCCCGCCGACCGCGGTTGGGGAACTGGGGCACTTCGAGGTGACCACCACCAGCGGAGACTCGATCGAAGCCGATATTTGGTTCCAGTGCTACGGCTCGACCACGGCCACCGGTTACCTGGCCGGGACCGAGTATCAGGATCTGTTGACCCGCGACGGCACCATTCAGGTCGAGCCCACCCTGCAGGTGGTCGGCCACCCCCACGTCTACGCGGTTGGCGACATCACCAACATCGACGACTCCAAGCGGGCCGACGTGGCCCGCCAGCAGGCACGAGTGGCAATTGCCAACATCGCCAACCAGATTGACGGCGGCACGCCGGATGTCATGTACGAGTCCAGCAAGGAATGGGTGGTAGTTCCGCTCGGCCCGAACGGCGGTGCCTCCCAACTGCTCGACTCCCACGGACGGACCCGAATTGTCGGGGCGGAGCAGACCGCGGAAATCAAGGGTGCCGACCTGATGGTGTCGGTCATCCGTTCCCAGCTGAACCTGCCCTAG
- a CDS encoding extracellular solute-binding protein — protein sequence MKRKWIALGAAAAVSLSALAGCSSGGSDKQSEDQSAGAGSSETVDGAGKEITLWLIGGDTPDELRDYLKDEFNKRTGATLKIEEQGWGDIITKLTTSMPDPANTPDVTEIGNTQSPTFTNIGAFLDISDMYDELGGSDLLQSFVDVGKVGDQNFTLPYYFGSRYMFYRKDVWEAAGQEVPKTLDEFNQAVVKITEANPKDIKDFSGFFLGGMDWRDGISWIFANGGDIAKEQDGQWVATLDSPETLKGLEQLQDLYRNASRAPLDMKDANQYQFINDSDSVKNEEGEVTEDLSLSAATIMAPGWAHWSIGDLVENDKGEMVREWNDDLFGVFALPGNDGKPAPVFAGGSNIGISAASQNPELAKELMRIIFSEEYQNMLGANGLGPGNQQYVNSLGDDQFAQALIESASNSKLTPAAPGWAAVESANVMEEFFSKIRDAEDLTALAKEYNEKLNPLLNEN from the coding sequence ATGAAACGCAAGTGGATCGCGTTGGGTGCGGCGGCCGCCGTCTCCCTCAGCGCACTGGCCGGATGCTCCTCCGGCGGATCGGACAAGCAGTCTGAAGACCAGTCAGCTGGCGCAGGCTCATCCGAAACCGTAGACGGAGCCGGCAAGGAGATCACCCTGTGGCTGATCGGTGGCGACACCCCCGACGAGCTGCGCGACTACCTCAAGGATGAATTCAACAAGCGCACCGGCGCCACCTTGAAGATTGAGGAGCAGGGCTGGGGTGACATCATCACCAAGTTGACCACGTCCATGCCGGACCCGGCCAACACCCCGGACGTGACCGAGATTGGCAACACCCAGTCTCCCACGTTCACCAACATCGGGGCCTTCCTCGACATTAGCGACATGTACGACGAGCTGGGTGGCTCGGACCTGCTGCAGTCCTTCGTGGACGTGGGCAAGGTTGGGGACCAGAACTTCACCCTGCCGTACTACTTCGGTTCGCGCTACATGTTCTACCGCAAGGACGTGTGGGAAGCTGCCGGCCAGGAAGTTCCCAAGACCCTGGACGAGTTCAACCAGGCCGTCGTGAAGATCACGGAAGCCAACCCGAAGGACATCAAGGACTTCTCCGGCTTCTTCCTGGGCGGGATGGACTGGCGTGACGGCATCTCCTGGATCTTCGCCAACGGTGGGGATATCGCCAAGGAGCAGGACGGCCAGTGGGTCGCCACCCTGGACAGCCCCGAGACCCTGAAGGGCCTGGAGCAGCTGCAGGATCTGTACCGCAACGCCTCGCGCGCCCCGCTCGATATGAAGGACGCCAACCAGTACCAGTTCATCAACGACTCCGACTCGGTTAAGAACGAGGAAGGGGAAGTGACCGAAGACCTGTCGCTGTCCGCCGCCACCATCATGGCTCCGGGCTGGGCCCACTGGTCCATCGGTGACCTGGTCGAAAACGACAAGGGTGAAATGGTTCGCGAGTGGAACGACGACCTGTTCGGCGTCTTCGCTCTGCCGGGCAACGACGGCAAGCCGGCCCCGGTCTTCGCCGGTGGCTCCAACATCGGGATCTCGGCCGCCAGCCAGAACCCCGAACTGGCCAAGGAACTGATGCGAATCATCTTCTCCGAGGAATACCAGAACATGCTGGGTGCCAATGGCCTCGGCCCGGGCAACCAGCAGTACGTCAACTCCCTGGGAGATGACCAGTTCGCGCAGGCCCTGATTGAGTCCGCTTCCAACTCCAAGCTGACCCCGGCCGCCCCCGGTTGGGCCGCGGTTGAGTCCGCCAACGTGATGGAAGAGTTCTTCTCCAAGATTCGTGACGCCGAGGACCTGACCGCCCTGGCGAAGGAATACAACGAGAAGCTCAACCCGCTGCTCAACGAAAACTGA